The following are from one region of the Cloacibacterium sp. TD35 genome:
- a CDS encoding alpha/beta hydrolase → MKNFFRFLFIISCNFLWSQERKSTATENVKIISENFDVPQLKTTRRIWIYLPKDYETSRKKYEVMYLQDAQNLFDDATSYAGEWQADEILNKIFEKTGKSVIVVGIDNGGEKRIEELSPFKNAKYGGGNGENYVKFIVETLKPYIDKNYRTKTNKKHTTIGGSSLGALISVYAAVKYPETFGKVLAFSSAFWFNAEDLNAFITHSKVNLKHQKYYFVQGKHEDEDMEAQTQRVIENLKSKNVKSKNIFLKIDEDGKHNELYWRREFEGAVLWLK, encoded by the coding sequence ATGAAAAATTTCTTTCGCTTTCTGTTTATCATCAGTTGTAATTTTTTATGGAGTCAAGAAAGGAAAAGCACTGCGACAGAAAACGTGAAGATTATTTCTGAAAATTTCGACGTTCCTCAACTTAAAACCACACGAAGAATTTGGATTTATTTGCCTAAAGATTACGAAACTTCTCGTAAAAAATATGAAGTAATGTATCTTCAAGATGCCCAAAATCTTTTTGACGATGCTACTTCTTACGCTGGTGAATGGCAAGCAGATGAAATACTGAACAAAATTTTTGAAAAAACCGGAAAATCTGTAATTGTTGTAGGAATAGATAACGGTGGCGAAAAACGAATTGAAGAACTCTCTCCTTTCAAAAATGCAAAATACGGCGGTGGAAATGGCGAAAACTATGTAAAATTTATCGTGGAGACACTGAAACCTTACATTGATAAAAATTACAGAACAAAAACGAACAAAAAACACACTACGATTGGTGGAAGTTCACTCGGAGCGCTGATTTCTGTTTATGCCGCGGTGAAATATCCTGAAACTTTCGGGAAAGTGTTGGCTTTTTCTTCTGCTTTTTGGTTTAATGCTGAAGATTTGAATGCATTTATTACCCATTCTAAAGTCAATTTAAAACATCAGAAATATTACTTTGTCCAAGGAAAACACGAAGATGAAGACATGGAAGCGCAAACCCAACGTGTCATTGAAAACCTGAAATCTAAAAACGTAAAATCTAAAAATATTTTCCTAAAAATAGACGAAGACGGAAAACACAACGAACTCTATTGGCGCAGAGAATTTGAAGGAGCAGTTTTGTGGTTGAAATAA
- the purE gene encoding 5-(carboxyamino)imidazole ribonucleotide mutase, producing MVSIIMGSQSDLPIMQQAADFLKSLEIPYELTVVSAHRTPERMFDFAKSAKNRGVKVIIAGAGGAAHLPGMVASCTTLPVIGVPILSSNSIDGWDSVLSILQMPSGIPVATVALNGATNAGILAAKILGSSDEEISTKLEIYQLSLKEKVLSTIEEIKKEHPNSYD from the coding sequence ATGGTTTCAATTATCATGGGCAGCCAGAGCGATTTGCCAATTATGCAACAAGCCGCTGATTTTTTAAAATCTTTAGAAATTCCTTACGAACTTACCGTGGTTTCTGCACACAGAACACCAGAACGCATGTTTGATTTTGCAAAATCTGCCAAAAACAGAGGCGTGAAAGTCATTATTGCAGGAGCAGGAGGTGCTGCACATTTACCAGGAATGGTGGCGAGTTGTACTACTTTGCCCGTGATTGGCGTACCTATTTTGTCGTCTAATTCTATAGATGGTTGGGATTCTGTATTGTCTATTTTGCAGATGCCTTCAGGAATTCCTGTAGCGACTGTTGCTTTGAACGGAGCTACCAATGCTGGGATTTTAGCCGCTAAAATTTTAGGAAGTTCAGACGAAGAAATTTCTACAAAATTGGAAATTTACCAATTAAGTTTAAAAGAAAAGGTACTTTCTACCATCGAAGAAATCAAAAAAGAACACCCAAATTCATACGATTAG
- a CDS encoding DMT family transporter, protein MNSKLLLAIFTVAFFWGTTFLAIKIGVETVPSWFVAGIRQFLAAVILFPVLLFTKNLKWIGFKNFRIQITLSALMLVGANGLTTAAEEHLTSSLTSLISALSPVLIFIASLIIGLEKFTNKAFTGLLLGFSGVVFIFWDGLKDLANPSYVFGILILLLGVTSWTIGTIYTKKLQIKTENLFLNLFYQFAFAGIVQIIFGFAFSKDYHFSEWSTKSIIAIIYLAIFGSVITFYAYHYLLKNLLATQVSMLSYVNTIIGIFLSWLVLDEKISAKFIIATILIISGVFIINYRPDIFRRKKSLK, encoded by the coding sequence TTGAACTCAAAACTTTTACTAGCTATTTTCACGGTTGCCTTTTTTTGGGGCACTACCTTTTTGGCCATCAAAATTGGGGTAGAAACCGTACCTTCTTGGTTTGTGGCAGGAATTAGACAATTTTTGGCTGCTGTCATCTTATTTCCTGTTCTATTATTCACCAAAAACTTAAAGTGGATTGGTTTTAAAAATTTCAGAATTCAGATTACCCTTTCTGCTTTAATGCTTGTAGGTGCAAACGGACTTACTACTGCTGCAGAAGAACATCTTACCAGTAGTTTAACCTCGTTGATTTCTGCTTTGTCACCTGTTCTCATTTTTATAGCGAGTTTAATTATAGGACTTGAAAAATTCACTAATAAAGCTTTTACAGGTTTATTATTAGGATTTTCTGGGGTAGTTTTTATCTTTTGGGATGGCTTGAAAGATTTAGCCAATCCTAGTTATGTTTTCGGAATTCTGATTTTACTTTTGGGAGTCACCAGTTGGACAATTGGAACCATTTACACTAAAAAATTACAAATAAAAACCGAAAATCTGTTTCTGAATTTATTTTATCAGTTTGCATTTGCTGGTATTGTACAAATTATTTTCGGGTTTGCTTTTTCTAAGGATTATCACTTCAGCGAATGGAGTACCAAAAGTATAATCGCAATAATTTACCTAGCGATTTTTGGTTCTGTAATTACATTTTACGCCTATCATTATTTACTGAAAAATCTATTGGCAACTCAAGTTTCAATGCTTTCTTACGTGAATACCATTATCGGGATTTTCTTAAGCTGGCTGGTTTTGGATGAAAAAATTTCAGCAAAATTTATTATTGCCACTATTTTAATTATCAGTGGGGTTTTCATCATCAATTATCGACCAGATATTTTTAGGAGAAAGAAAAGTCTGAAGTAA
- a CDS encoding 5-(carboxyamino)imidazole ribonucleotide synthase → MKIGILGGGQLGRMFIQNALNYDDEFHVLDPNSDCSCAYISHFSQGNFNDYEDVLAFGQDKDVISIEIEHVNVDALFELEKQGKKVIPSAEIIKTIQQKILQKEFYKKHNIPSPDFQIISNVSEATFALPFVQKLNTGGYDGKGVQVIKAENDLKNLWDAPSVLESLVDIDKELSIIIAKNENGETKTFPVTEMVADEKLNLLDFNICPADISKDVQSQIDAIAEKFINAANSAGLFAIELFLDKNGKVWVNETAPRLHNSGHQTQEGNANSQFEQFYRTLKNLPLADTDAFGFSGMLNLVGEQNYSGKVIYEGLEEVLKLPKTYVHLYGKTETKPGRKMGHINVLANSREELLEKLNHIKTLVRVIA, encoded by the coding sequence ATGAAAATCGGTATTCTCGGAGGTGGACAATTAGGAAGAATGTTCATACAAAATGCATTAAACTACGACGATGAATTTCACGTTTTAGACCCAAACTCTGATTGTTCTTGCGCTTATATTTCACATTTTTCTCAAGGGAATTTTAATGATTATGAAGATGTTTTAGCTTTCGGTCAAGATAAAGACGTGATTTCCATAGAAATAGAGCATGTGAATGTAGACGCACTTTTTGAACTGGAAAAACAAGGCAAAAAAGTGATTCCAAGTGCTGAAATCATCAAAACTATTCAACAGAAAATTCTACAAAAAGAGTTTTATAAAAAACACAACATTCCAAGTCCTGATTTTCAGATAATTTCAAATGTTTCAGAAGCTACATTTGCTTTACCTTTTGTTCAAAAATTGAATACTGGTGGTTACGATGGAAAAGGAGTGCAAGTCATCAAAGCCGAAAATGATTTGAAAAATCTTTGGGATGCTCCTTCTGTTTTAGAGTCTTTGGTAGATATAGACAAAGAACTTTCCATCATCATTGCTAAAAACGAAAACGGCGAAACGAAAACGTTTCCTGTAACAGAAATGGTGGCTGATGAAAAACTGAACCTTTTGGATTTCAATATTTGTCCTGCCGATATTTCAAAAGATGTTCAATCTCAAATTGATGCTATTGCCGAAAAATTTATCAATGCAGCTAATTCTGCAGGGCTTTTTGCCATCGAATTATTCCTCGATAAAAACGGAAAAGTTTGGGTGAATGAAACAGCACCAAGATTGCACAATTCTGGTCATCAAACGCAAGAAGGAAACGCTAATTCTCAGTTCGAGCAATTTTACAGAACTCTGAAAAATCTTCCTTTGGCAGATACAGATGCTTTTGGGTTTTCAGGAATGCTGAATTTAGTTGGAGAACAAAATTACAGCGGAAAAGTAATATATGAAGGTTTAGAAGAGGTTCTGAAACTTCCCAAAACCTATGTTCATCTCTACGGAAAAACAGAAACCAAACCTGGTAGAAAAATGGGACACATCAATGTTTTAGCCAATTCCAGAGAAGAATTACTAGAAAAACTGAATCATATTAAAACTTTGGTAAGAGTAATTGCTTAA
- a CDS encoding nuclear transport factor 2 family protein gives MKKIFFLLISSFSFAQNTSEKEIIKPIENLFQAMKSADSLGVKNAFSNSAIMQTFGKNQEIRTDKLEDFAKQVGASKAGDLDERFTISKILVDGNMASVWVPYQFYYKGNFSHCGVNSFQLAKINNEWKIQYIIDTRRKDNCTK, from the coding sequence ATGAAAAAAATCTTCTTTTTATTGATTTCCAGTTTTTCTTTTGCTCAAAATACATCAGAAAAAGAAATCATAAAACCTATTGAAAATCTTTTTCAAGCAATGAAATCTGCAGATTCTCTTGGAGTGAAAAACGCTTTTTCTAATTCTGCCATTATGCAGACTTTTGGGAAAAATCAAGAAATTAGAACCGATAAGTTAGAAGATTTTGCCAAACAAGTTGGCGCTTCTAAAGCAGGTGATTTAGACGAAAGATTCACCATTTCTAAAATTTTGGTTGATGGAAATATGGCTTCGGTTTGGGTTCCGTATCAGTTTTATTATAAAGGTAATTTTTCGCATTGCGGTGTAAACAGTTTCCAACTGGCGAAAATCAATAACGAATGGAAAATTCAATATATCATTGATACCAGAAGAAAAGATAATTGTACAAAGTAA
- the gloA2 gene encoding SMU1112c/YaeR family gloxylase I-like metalloprotein, translated as MKIHHIAIICSDYQVSKRFYTEILGLNIIREIYREERQSYKLDLAIGNDYVIELFSFSNPPKRPSRPESCGLRHLAFAVENVEEKRTELLQKGVNCEEIRIDEFTEKKFFFIADPDDLPLEFYEM; from the coding sequence ATGAAAATACATCATATCGCTATTATTTGCTCTGATTATCAGGTTTCTAAAAGGTTTTACACGGAAATTTTAGGGTTGAATATCATCAGAGAAATTTACCGAGAAGAAAGACAATCTTACAAGCTAGATTTGGCGATTGGTAATGATTATGTCATTGAATTATTTTCTTTTTCTAACCCACCGAAAAGACCTTCTAGGCCAGAAAGTTGTGGGTTGAGACATTTGGCTTTTGCAGTAGAAAATGTAGAAGAAAAACGAACAGAACTATTGCAAAAAGGAGTGAATTGTGAAGAAATCAGAATAGATGAATTTACCGAGAAAAAATTCTTTTTCATTGCCGATCCAGATGATTTGCCTTTAGAATTTTACGAAATGTAA
- a CDS encoding LLM class flavin-dependent oxidoreductase, translating to MKKFEIGVGMFGDLAFDKETRKFADPQQKLQEILAEIKLADELGIDVFALGEHHRPDYVVSSPEMVLSAAASITKNIKLMSAVTVLSSAEPVKVYQDFSTLDLISGGRAEIGVGRGSFIESFPLFGYDLDDYHELFEEKLDLLLKINTQENVTWKGKLRAPMENQTVYPRATNNGKLPVWIAVGGTPESVLRAARLGLPLIVAIIGGLPRQFKPLIDFYKKEYLRHGHNPEEMQIGIHSHTLVSEDSKVIDGYFENYAAQMSRIGSSRGWSAYTKMQYEGGRSKEGALFIGNSDEVAEKINTVKEMFGLTRYIAHMDVGAPNHDVMMKSIELFGTKVAEKVR from the coding sequence ATGAAAAAATTCGAAATAGGAGTTGGAATGTTTGGCGATTTGGCTTTCGATAAAGAAACCAGAAAATTTGCTGATCCTCAACAAAAATTACAGGAAATTTTAGCGGAAATAAAACTTGCAGATGAATTAGGAATAGATGTATTTGCTTTGGGCGAACATCACCGACCTGATTATGTGGTTTCTTCTCCAGAAATGGTGCTTTCTGCAGCTGCTTCTATCACTAAAAATATCAAACTCATGAGCGCCGTTACGGTTCTCAGTTCAGCAGAACCCGTAAAAGTGTATCAAGATTTTTCTACTTTGGATTTAATTTCTGGCGGAAGAGCAGAAATTGGCGTAGGTAGAGGAAGTTTCATTGAATCTTTTCCGCTTTTTGGTTATGATTTAGATGATTATCACGAACTTTTTGAAGAAAAATTAGATTTACTACTTAAAATAAATACTCAAGAAAATGTCACCTGGAAAGGCAAACTCCGTGCTCCTATGGAAAATCAAACGGTTTATCCTAGAGCGACGAACAACGGAAAATTACCAGTTTGGATTGCAGTAGGCGGAACTCCAGAATCTGTGTTAAGAGCTGCTAGATTAGGTTTGCCTTTAATTGTGGCAATTATTGGTGGTTTGCCAAGACAGTTTAAACCTTTGATTGATTTTTACAAAAAAGAATATCTGAGACACGGTCATAATCCAGAGGAAATGCAAATCGGGATTCACTCTCACACTTTAGTCAGCGAAGATTCTAAAGTAATTGATGGGTATTTTGAAAACTATGCCGCTCAAATGAGCAGAATCGGCAGTTCTAGAGGTTGGTCTGCTTACACCAAAATGCAATATGAAGGAGGCAGAAGTAAAGAAGGCGCTCTATTTATTGGGAATTCTGATGAGGTAGCCGAAAAAATCAATACTGTGAAAGAAATGTTTGGTTTAACCAGATACATCGCGCACATGGATGTAGGCGCACCCAATCACGATGTGATGATGAAAAGTATAGAATTATTCGGAACGAAAGTTGCGGAAAAAGTAAGATAA
- a CDS encoding diphosphomevalonate/mevalonate 3,5-bisphosphate decarboxylase family protein codes for MENQFLGNQHFNISNQVVSATCPSNIALIKYWGKYTNQIPANPSISYTLNHCNTQTSMEFLANEPFSVQTFLAGNEELKFAEKIEKYFKNIEQYLPWILKGKYIIKTENTFPHSSGIASSASGFGAIASCLMELDKVFTNAEIDVKKTSFLARLGSGSACRSLYNGLVVWGKTDEVEGSSDLYAVKYPDEEIHPIFKNFNDWVLLIHEGEKSVSSTVGHGLMNTNPYAERRFQEARENFVPLKEILKTGNLEKFITLVEHEALTLHAMMMMSEPAFILMKTGTLEVINKLWNFRKETGHPLFFTLDAGANVHLLFPENESTRAIKDFISAELLPHTQKGGVVKDVMKF; via the coding sequence ATGGAAAATCAATTTTTAGGAAATCAACATTTCAATATATCTAATCAAGTTGTTTCTGCAACTTGTCCGTCAAACATTGCCTTAATCAAATATTGGGGTAAATACACCAATCAAATTCCTGCAAATCCTAGTATTTCATATACTTTAAATCATTGCAACACTCAAACTTCAATGGAGTTTTTGGCAAACGAACCCTTTTCTGTGCAAACTTTTTTAGCAGGAAATGAAGAGTTAAAATTTGCGGAAAAAATCGAAAAATATTTCAAAAATATTGAACAATATTTACCTTGGATTCTCAAAGGGAAATACATTATTAAAACTGAAAATACATTTCCGCACAGTTCAGGAATTGCAAGCTCTGCTTCTGGTTTTGGAGCGATTGCAAGTTGTTTGATGGAGTTGGATAAAGTTTTCACCAACGCAGAAATTGATGTAAAGAAAACTTCATTTTTAGCGCGATTAGGAAGCGGTAGTGCTTGCAGAAGTTTGTATAACGGTCTTGTAGTTTGGGGGAAAACGGATGAAGTAGAAGGAAGTTCTGATTTATACGCTGTGAAATATCCTGATGAGGAAATTCATCCGATTTTTAAGAATTTCAATGATTGGGTTTTACTCATTCACGAAGGCGAAAAATCGGTGAGTTCTACGGTTGGTCATGGTTTGATGAATACCAATCCTTATGCAGAAAGACGTTTCCAGGAAGCGAGAGAGAATTTTGTTCCTCTGAAGGAAATTCTGAAAACGGGAAATCTTGAAAAATTTATCACACTCGTAGAACACGAAGCATTAACGCTTCATGCGATGATGATGATGAGCGAACCGGCTTTTATTTTAATGAAAACTGGAACACTAGAAGTCATTAATAAACTTTGGAATTTCCGCAAAGAAACAGGTCATCCATTATTTTTTACGCTTGATGCTGGTGCAAATGTTCACTTGCTTTTCCCAGAAAACGAAAGTACAAGAGCTATAAAAGATTTTATCTCTGCAGAATTATTGCCTCATACTCAAAAAGGTGGAGTAGTAAAAGATGTGATGAAATTTTAA
- a CDS encoding NAD-dependent epimerase/dehydratase family protein: MVLVTGATGILGRVIVLELLKRGKSVRATKRKSSNLQEVRKSFQFYTETPNEYFDSIEWIEVDFEDIHSLQNALNGVEEVYHCAAKVSFHPKDEKKMYQTNIEGTKQLLFACQNSSVKKFLFVSSIAVLDGLNENGELDESSDFNPKIDHSAYAISKHFSEMEVWRASAEGLNTVIVNPGVIIGSGNWKESSGTLFKELGENAYTFSGGTSYVDVRDVAQISIELMEKNIFGERFILISENKKYQDVANFIKQKLGKKAVKLIPNGLLKTGVFLNSILGWLISPLKMANKVNVQSVTEFNKISNKKIKEKLNYQFIPLEESLKFHVENYKKEKK, translated from the coding sequence ATGGTATTAGTTACAGGTGCAACAGGAATTCTCGGAAGAGTAATCGTTTTAGAACTGCTAAAACGTGGCAAATCAGTACGCGCTACAAAAAGAAAATCCAGCAATCTGCAGGAGGTTAGAAAATCATTTCAATTTTATACAGAAACTCCTAATGAATATTTTGATTCAATTGAATGGATAGAAGTAGATTTTGAAGATATTCATTCGCTACAAAACGCCTTAAATGGAGTAGAAGAGGTTTATCATTGTGCCGCTAAAGTGAGTTTTCATCCTAAAGATGAAAAAAAAATGTATCAAACTAATATTGAAGGCACCAAACAACTTCTATTTGCTTGTCAAAATTCTTCGGTGAAGAAATTCCTTTTTGTAAGTTCCATCGCGGTTTTAGATGGATTGAATGAAAACGGAGAATTAGACGAAAGTTCTGATTTTAATCCGAAAATCGACCATTCTGCCTATGCTATTTCTAAACATTTTTCTGAAATGGAAGTTTGGCGTGCATCAGCAGAAGGTTTAAATACGGTGATTGTGAATCCGGGAGTCATCATCGGTAGCGGAAATTGGAAAGAAAGCAGCGGAACTTTATTCAAGGAATTGGGCGAAAATGCCTATACATTTTCTGGAGGAACTTCTTACGTAGATGTTCGAGATGTGGCTCAGATTTCAATTGAATTGATGGAAAAAAATATTTTTGGAGAAAGATTTATCTTAATTTCTGAAAATAAAAAATACCAAGACGTTGCCAATTTTATCAAACAAAAATTAGGAAAAAAAGCAGTAAAACTCATTCCAAATGGTTTATTGAAAACGGGAGTTTTCTTAAATTCAATTTTAGGTTGGCTTATTTCTCCACTGAAAATGGCGAATAAAGTAAATGTGCAATCGGTTACCGAATTCAATAAAATATCAAATAAAAAAATCAAAGAAAAGCTCAATTATCAGTTCATTCCACTGGAAGAAAGTTTAAAATTTCATGTAGAAAATTATAAAAAAGAAAAGAAGTAG
- a CDS encoding ArnT family glycosyltransferase has product MSEILKNPHKKFYSFLIIITLVNLLQAYFTEITLDEAYYYQYARDLDWGYYDHPPMVALVIKISQLFFNGNLGVRFLTVLLFSGNLFLIWKYLLPQDKTSYINEFIILSLGLVMMNAYSFITTPDVPLLFFGTVFFILYQRFTEKQNFWNAVLLGVSVALLFYSKYQAVLLVFFVVISSLKMLTKPYIYLAGIVTSLLMLPHLMWHIQHDFPTFQYHLVDRSEKFKIKYFLEYLPNQFAVFNPFILIPFVILLFKNKYQNLQEKAYYFVSIGFLVFFALTSLRGHVEPHWTVVASIPMVILFLQFIKEKPSWQKYVRTIVFGSLVLVFTTRVLLLTDLLPKKLEFTGKEQKYKALAEKIGKTPVLFTGSFQSTSLYNYFTGNESSTLGSLNVKKTQFDIWQREQNYFGKRVFVEKPNTPRSQKIIDENNINFNGFYVEHFQTPNRLKIEFDLPSEQLKNNQIIPITIYNPTKNTVDFNHPEIPVTITAVFLAHRETTDIPTEIEKMPSILEPGESFKTQIKINTQNLKAGDYNFGITTNCILGNAYNSKFVKASLN; this is encoded by the coding sequence ATGTCTGAAATTCTAAAAAATCCACATAAAAAATTTTATTCCTTTTTAATTATCATCACTTTGGTAAATCTTTTACAGGCATATTTTACCGAGATCACTTTAGACGAGGCCTATTATTACCAATATGCAAGAGATTTAGACTGGGGATATTATGACCATCCACCGATGGTAGCATTGGTGATTAAGATTTCTCAACTTTTTTTTAATGGAAATCTGGGAGTAAGATTTTTAACCGTTTTATTATTTTCTGGAAATTTATTCCTTATCTGGAAATACCTTTTGCCTCAAGACAAAACCTCTTATATAAATGAATTTATCATTCTATCACTAGGCTTAGTCATGATGAATGCTTATTCCTTCATCACCACACCAGATGTTCCTCTATTATTTTTCGGGACGGTTTTTTTTATTTTATACCAAAGATTTACAGAAAAACAAAATTTCTGGAACGCAGTTTTATTAGGAGTTTCTGTAGCATTGCTTTTTTACAGTAAATACCAAGCGGTTTTATTGGTATTTTTCGTGGTGATTTCTAGCTTAAAAATGCTTACAAAACCTTACATTTATCTTGCAGGAATTGTAACTTCTTTATTGATGCTTCCTCATTTAATGTGGCATATTCAGCATGATTTCCCTACGTTTCAATATCATTTAGTAGACCGTTCAGAAAAGTTTAAAATCAAATATTTCCTAGAATATCTACCGAATCAGTTTGCGGTTTTCAATCCGTTTATATTAATTCCTTTTGTGATTTTACTTTTTAAAAATAAATACCAAAATCTTCAAGAAAAGGCATATTACTTTGTAAGCATAGGCTTCTTGGTTTTCTTTGCTTTAACAAGTCTTAGAGGACATGTAGAACCACATTGGACGGTTGTTGCATCTATTCCCATGGTAATTTTATTTTTACAATTTATCAAAGAAAAACCATCTTGGCAAAAATATGTGCGCACTATCGTTTTTGGCTCTTTGGTTTTGGTTTTCACCACCAGAGTTTTATTGCTCACAGATCTTTTACCAAAAAAACTAGAATTTACAGGTAAAGAACAAAAATACAAAGCTTTAGCTGAAAAAATAGGGAAAACTCCCGTTTTATTTACCGGTTCATTCCAATCGACTTCATTATACAATTATTTTACTGGAAATGAATCTTCAACTCTAGGTTCTTTAAATGTGAAAAAAACACAATTTGACATTTGGCAAAGAGAACAAAATTATTTTGGAAAAAGAGTTTTTGTAGAAAAACCAAACACTCCAAGATCACAAAAAATCATTGATGAAAACAATATTAATTTCAATGGTTTTTATGTAGAACATTTCCAAACGCCCAACCGATTAAAAATAGAATTTGATCTTCCTTCCGAACAACTCAAAAACAATCAAATTATTCCGATTACGATTTATAATCCTACTAAAAATACTGTAGATTTCAATCATCCTGAAATTCCAGTGACCATTACTGCTGTATTTTTGGCGCACAGAGAAACAACGGATATTCCTACAGAAATTGAAAAAATGCCAAGCATTTTAGAACCTGGAGAAAGTTTCAAAACTCAGATTAAAATCAACACGCAAAACCTAAAAGCTGGCGATTACAATTTCGGCATTACCACCAATTGTATTTTGGGGAATGCTTATAATTCGAAATTTGTAAAAGCATCACTGAATTAA
- a CDS encoding alpha/beta fold hydrolase: MVEILHSKIYGQEKNGTPLLVFHGLFGMLDNWGSFGKEFGELFPTHLLDLRNHGKSFHSDEMNHQVLADDILNYMNFHGIEKANLLGHSLGGKAVMTFAISYPEKVEKLIVADIAPKAYPPHHQGIIKALQSVNFDEVKSRQDVENVLAQFIPEKFVIQFLTKNLYWTEDKKLNWRFNINTLAEKYNDFVANAIKFGKFEGETLFLAGAKSHYILPQDELLMHQQFPKYQLVSIANAGHWLQAENPKDFNQAVKEFLA, translated from the coding sequence ATGGTAGAAATTTTACACTCAAAAATATACGGACAAGAAAAAAACGGAACGCCATTGCTCGTTTTTCATGGACTTTTCGGAATGTTAGACAATTGGGGAAGTTTCGGAAAAGAATTTGGCGAATTGTTTCCAACTCATTTGCTTGATTTAAGAAATCACGGGAAAAGTTTTCATTCAGACGAGATGAATCATCAAGTTTTGGCAGATGATATTCTGAATTATATGAATTTTCATGGCATCGAAAAAGCCAATCTTCTCGGGCATTCTCTCGGCGGAAAAGCGGTGATGACTTTTGCGATTTCTTATCCCGAAAAAGTAGAAAAACTGATTGTTGCAGACATTGCTCCTAAAGCGTATCCTCCACATCATCAAGGGATTATAAAAGCGCTTCAGTCGGTAAATTTCGATGAGGTAAAATCAAGACAAGACGTGGAAAATGTTTTGGCTCAGTTCATTCCAGAGAAATTTGTGATTCAGTTTTTGACTAAAAACTTGTATTGGACGGAAGATAAAAAACTTAATTGGCGTTTTAACATCAATACTTTGGCAGAAAAATACAATGATTTTGTTGCCAATGCCATAAAATTTGGAAAATTCGAGGGCGAAACTTTGTTTTTAGCAGGTGCAAAATCTCATTATATTCTTCCGCAAGATGAATTATTAATGCACCAACAGTTTCCGAAATATCAATTGGTTTCTATTGCTAATGCAGGACACTGGCTTCAAGCCGAAAACCCAAAAGATTTCAATCAAGCGGTAAAAGAATTTTTAGCTTAA
- a CDS encoding pyridoxine 5'-phosphate synthase: protein MTKLSVNINKIATIRNARGADTPSVTEAAIKIQEFGGQGITIHPRPDERHITRKDVYDLKPLVYTEFNIEGNPHRPFIDMVLEVKPEQVTLVPDADDAITSNAGWDCEKHLDFLKSVIAEFKNAGIRTSIFLDPNPAMVKFAAETGTDRIELYTEAYAKNYETDKEAAIKPYYETAVEATKYGLGINAGHDLSLDNLKYFADNIPNLLEVSIGHALISEALYLGLENTIQAYLKRLAKW, encoded by the coding sequence ATGACAAAATTATCAGTAAATATCAATAAAATCGCGACCATTAGAAATGCAAGAGGCGCAGATACACCAAGTGTAACCGAAGCAGCGATTAAAATTCAGGAATTTGGTGGACAAGGAATTACCATTCATCCAAGACCAGACGAAAGACACATCACCAGAAAAGATGTGTATGATTTGAAACCTTTGGTTTACACAGAATTTAACATCGAGGGAAATCCTCATCGTCCGTTTATTGATATGGTTTTAGAAGTAAAACCAGAGCAAGTTACCTTGGTTCCAGATGCAGATGATGCCATCACTTCTAATGCAGGTTGGGATTGCGAAAAACATCTAGATTTTTTGAAATCTGTGATTGCAGAATTTAAAAATGCAGGTATTAGAACGTCTATTTTTCTTGACCCGAATCCTGCAATGGTGAAATTTGCAGCAGAAACTGGAACAGACAGAATTGAATTGTACACAGAAGCTTACGCCAAAAATTACGAAACTGATAAAGAAGCAGCTATAAAACCGTATTATGAAACTGCTGTAGAAGCTACAAAATATGGTTTAGGCATTAATGCAGGTCACGATTTATCTCTTGATAATTTAAAATATTTCGCCGATAATATTCCTAATTTATTGGAAGTTTCAATAGGTCATGCTCTCATTTCTGAAGCATTGTATCTTGGTTTGGAAAACACCATTCAAGCATATTTAAAGAGATTAGCGAAATGGTAG